The window TGAAACAATCCATGATGGATACAATCGTTACTTCTATTTAATCTTGTGATTCTTTCTCTTCTTCTTCTGTTTCTTTCTTTCTCGCAGACTCTATTTTTGACTGACAATATAGTTTTGGATATCTCCTGGGACTTCtagctcagcagtgggctggAACTGAAGAGTATAAAGCCTGTCGACTTAGACGTTATAAGACCCACAACCAGCTCTATCACAAAACTCTTCTATCGGAAGTACTATTCCACGGATTACCACGGATTACACATTATATGCATTTTTTCAATCTCAATCATCTTGATTtctgtacatatatttgtgaCCGGAACACCAGTTTCTCATCCGATGGATTAAAGATCTCATCTATTAATTTCTCTCGTCTCCATAAAACTGGGACGTGTCGTGACTCTCAGTTCGTCTTCAGAGCCAGCCAGTGTGTATTCTCCATATAATGTGAACCATATACCCGAGTCCGCAGCCGCCTATGTTCAGATTCTTGCCCTTCCCCTTCTTGAACCGTGATTTCCGGAACCACGTTGACTGCATCGCTAGCTGCATCAACTCCTCCGGCACCTCCTGACAGATGGAAAATACGCAATGTATTACaatcatatgtatattgttcAACCATGACAATGAGGGAAATATAAGGAAACTTGATCGACCACAGACATCCAATGTGAACTGTTGGCTCATATCTTAGAACATGCAGGTTTTATCTGATTATTTTTCTCTATGACTTAGACCAGGACAAATAAAAGTACCAATTATAAACGTATAAACAGCATTATTTTTCAATGCCTAACATCATAGCAGAAATCTAGTTCTAAGTCAGTTTCACCCAGGCCGTGCCTATGGGCTGTAGCTGTATATGTAATCTCTGTTCCACCAGACCTGCTGCACTCCCTCAAGGTTCCTGAGCAGGTGTCCCGCGAAGTCCTTGTCCCTGTCCCGGGACAGCAGCGTGTGCGCCGTCCCCGGGACGCCGGCCCTCCCCGTGCGGCCCactctgtgtgtgtgtgtgtcgaTGTCGCGCGCCACGGTGTAGTTCACCACCGTGCGGATGTGAGGGATGTCCAAACCGCGAGCTGGGAACGGAAACATcagtaatttgtattaaattaactctGCAAACGGACATTACgctggttaaaaaaaaagttttgtagAATTAACTCTTAGTTAACAACATCTCTATTTCACCAAGTCCCAAGCTTGGATTAACCGATACCAAAACAAGTGGATGTATAATAATCGTAACCAACCAATAAAACTCGACGAATCTTAATGAAATTTGccaaaaaaatagaatacgTTTCTGTACTGAAACGGCTCTCAGTGGCGGCCATATCACCTCCTGTTCAAAGCCGTCCCATCTGTCTCTAAGACAAGGACATCTGTCCGCACTACTGCATCCTCATTACCAGCTACGTCGGTGGCGACGAGTATGTTGCTCTCCTGTCTCTTGAAGGCCGTGATGACCTTGTTCCTGTCCGCCTGCTCCAGGTCTCCGTGCAGCAGCAGCGCGTCATACTGCTGCACGCCGAGGTTTGCTGCTGTCTGTTCCGCTTCCAACTGCTCAAAACACTATACTGTTATGAGGTCCTTATTGACGATACTAATATGTTCTTAAAATCCTCAGTTCaatgttaaaacattttttcgaGAATCTTAGTGTACGAGGTATAGCTGAGgatcaacatttatttttctatagttATGTTTGGAATACTTTGAGCTAAAACACAAGTCAAGTAGGAGCTGCTCATGCGGGTCGTGTCGATGAATTGATTTTTGGATGTTGTAAAGATATCCTGAACACGTATAAAAGCGAGATCACCTTCTTCGTAACAAATATCAACACGCTCCCCGACGACAGGAAGTCGACTAAATTCTCCAACAGCCAGGGCCACTTCTCTTCCGGTTTATTGAAGATACTGAAACAGCAAAGAAGAGCTTCAGAACCAACTATCTCTATTGATAATGCCGGGGGAGTGTATTGGACCACTGGACGTGTATCTCACGTGACTCGTTGCTTCACCAGCTTGGAGGCTTCTCCGGCCGCTCCGTGTTGGACTCGCACGGGGTCGTGGAGAGCGTCACGGGCGAGGCGCTCCACACGACGAGGAAAGGTCGCGGAGAACAGCAGGGCCTGGCGCTCAGGACGGACGTGGCTGCAGATGGAACGGACCTGAGGCTCTGGAGGAAGAGGATGGAAAGATTAATATAGAGATACAGGACATACACGGGACACACGTGTAGGCTATCAAATATATTGCATCTGTGAAGATGTCTGCTGCTGAGCTTAATAATTCATTACAGAACTGCGagaaaacaacatttttgtttccGTAATTAAACTATGTTAAATAGAGCGTGGATTTCATACGGACGAAACCAGAGGCTGGTGTGTCAGACgcatttcattcaaatatttaatatattacacggTATAGATTAACGAAAAATTTAAGGCGattgtttaaagttttgtGGTAGAAATATATAGACTATCTAGTAAATTTAGACACGACGAACCAAACCCCATGTCGAACATCCGGTCGGCCTCGTCCAGCACCAGGTACGTGACGCGCTGAAGATTGGTCGCCTTGCACTTCACCAGGTCGATGACCCGCCCCGGAGTGCCAACGACTATCTCCGCGCCCCCTACAAACACAGCGGTTGAAGGATATAAAATACCATGTAAGATCCTCTTCCAAACTGTCGCCGACAGTCCCCGCCActcacatatttaataaactatttggtaaatcttaattttaaataacaacaggTCCGTACCTTCCAAAGCCTTACTCTGCTCCCACTTGGACCCCCCTCCATAACAACAAACACATCTGATGTTGTATACTTTGCCAAATTTCTTCGCCTCCATGTATATCTAGTGGAacaaaaacatacacacacgTGACACACGACAGAACTCGAATATGGCCGATCTAATACATGGCTAATGTGTTTAAAAtctaaagtatatataattctcaTCGACTTGATCGAACACAGCGTTACATACAgacgaaacaaaatataatttttaaaataataacaaaagcctaaacttaacaaatatcattattataaatattaatattaatatgtatacttGTTGAGCCAACTCCCTAGTGGGGGCCAGTATGAGTCCGATGGGCCCATCCCCCGGAGCCAACTCTTTCTGATCCATGATGTGGACGAGCAGTGGCCAGAGGAATGCTGCCGTTTTACCAGAACCAGTGCGGGCAATACCTAGTGTTTGGAGACATTAAGTTAacatgacatatatatataggaactGACAAAACCACTATCAGCCCCAGTCTTAGCTACGCCATCCATGAAACATGTAGTAAAGATATTTTAGATTTctatacagaaaatatattttatttatatatgctcTATTACAcccttttttctatttttatgctAAAAGTAAGGATGGAaaagttaaatgtttttgaacaAACACATGTCTGCAATCTCCTTTATTTTGGCGACATTagatattattgattattactCGATTTgggatatttatatacaagtgCCGCGTACAAACATAAagtgtgttttataaaaggtCAAGAAAACTTAATCGAGGCCAGGGtatgcatatattaaaattaaaactttcaaacgtattaaaatattttggagtaaaataaaatgttcctgGAAGCACGTCTCCTGAACCGGGATACACAAGTCTAGATCACCTATGAGATCCCTTCCGGAGAGCGCCGCTGGTATGCCAGCCGCCTGCACCGGCGTCGGCTGAGTGTACTCTGACTTTCGAATAGCCTTCATCAGCTGTTCATCGAAGCCCAAATGACCGAAACTACTCACAGGTTTCGGAGGATCAGGTCCGGAAATCTGGAGACGATGAgatattacattgaaataaattcaaaacaacTTTTTCGTACTTTTTTACGTGCCGTTGTATTACGATTGTCAATGAGCATTACGATTTCtataacgaactcactaagaataggttcgtagGAAATATGTAcacggtagaagtgggagcgagaggtataacggcaaaatctctctacaacccaCTGAAAGACCTCTTCCTGTCcggaactaat of the Danaus plexippus chromosome 13 unlocalized genomic scaffold, MEX_DaPlex mxdp_15, whole genome shotgun sequence genome contains:
- the LOC116770136 gene encoding ATP-dependent RNA helicase DDX42; translation: MSYNSSGGKGFGFSGFTMPKRNPSNVSLHAVPPPPSQMNAVPPPNPGLSKQGYSTMNAITQNAIGGTWGTLGKKRAKTEDEYFDEDDEPPTPALAYIPAPGSPTNEANSSRANEEEEDPLDAYMAGLEKQAAKDMKVSKENAVSGKGDAGRGTRGDIDEMDDEESYYKYMEDNPLQTADDGSDVEIEYDEDGNPIAPPKKKFIDPLPPIDHSEIQYEPFEKNFYTPHEDIEKLEQHQVEELKKNLGVKISGPDPPKPVSSFGHLGFDEQLMKAIRKSEYTQPTPVQAAGIPAALSGRDLIGIARTGSGKTAAFLWPLLVHIMDQKELAPGDGPIGLILAPTRELAQQIYMEAKKFGKVYNIRCVCCYGGGSKWEQSKALEGGAEIVVGTPGRVIDLVKCKATNLQRVTYLVLDEADRMFDMGFEPQVRSICSHVRPERQALLFSATFPRRVERLARDALHDPVRVQHGAAGEASKLVKQRVTIFNKPEEKWPWLLENLVDFLSSGSVLIFVTKKLEAEQTAANLGVQQYDALLLHGDLEQADRNKVITAFKRQESNILVATDVAARGLDIPHIRTVVNYTVARDIDTHTHRVGRTGRAGVPGTAHTLLSRDRDKDFAGHLLRNLEGVQQEVPEELMQLAMQSTWFRKSRFKKGKGKNLNIGGCGLGYKERPGLPAYNDEVSLTASVEKTVEKAGGPATDRLASLKQAFRSQYNQFTASSDHSWEQTRPVLQPGVNAPANANTDKTERLRKSGKKSRWE